The window TGGCTACATTCTGGTTATCTGCTTTTGTGGGATCACGATAGGCTTTTAGAAGGATTGTAGAGcacattggacttccctggtggctccgacaataaagcgtctgcctacaatgcaggagacccggtttcaatccctgggtggggaagattccctggagaaggaaatggcaacccactccagtattcttgcctggaaaattccatggacggaggagcctggtaggctacagtccatggggtcgcaaagagtcggacacgactgagcgacttcactttaactttattTCATAGAGCACATTATTTTTGCCCTTTGAGTTTGGGTCGCAGCCGTGTGAATCTCGTCCTCCACATTTTATTGGTAAAAGCAGTAATGAGCTCAATCCGGATTCAAGAGGAAGACGTAATAATTTCATTGTGTAATAAATGAAGTTTATTACTATTTTGCCTTAAGGAAGTGGTGGGATTGTTTGCAGCTCTGGGACTAGTACCTACAGCTACTCATTTATCTGTCAGCTGCTCCCTCTATTTGATGAGGGGGATTACCCCTTTCTGTCAGGCAtgttcagaaaatgaaatgggGTCATATATATTAAGGGGTAGAACAAAGCTTTCACCTTACCCAGTGCTTGGACCAGTACGTCAACAGCCTAGCATTGTCCACAGAACATTCCTGAGGGTGGCCAGAAGGTCAAGGAAGACGAATAGAGATCTTCCTTTCCCTGGAGTCCCTCCTCCCAGGTAGACCTGGGCCCTTCCTGGCACGTCTGACATATTGTTGACCCTCCTGAATCCAGACCGAGGGTCCTTGTTCTTTGTGGTcaacctcccttcccccttccccaagGCTACAAGACATTCTGAGTCAACAGTCAACTCCGAATCAGCACCACGGATAGCGGCATCACCTTTGACTAGGGATCCCCAGAAACCGGACAGAGAGACAGAGCCCAGAACTTGGTAGCTGGTGGAGGATCCCCAGCACAGTGGGAGAATGAGTGGGATTGGGAACATTGTACCTGAGAGTCCAGGGTCATCTGCAGAACTCACACCGCTTGTGAGAGCCTGAAAGTCTCCACTATGTCTGCTTGGCCTATTCCTCTCTGAGAACTCACCCTTTAGTCAGAGAAGCAAGAGCCCCACCCATCACATGCCTTTGTTTCCCCACCACAGGCACTTTCTGctgggagccagcacacgagatcccacccatgacaaggtcatgaggagaaggcctgacaagcaaggcagatcaggacttcaggaatttcgaaaagctgccccagcgctcaccttaaagatgatctctNNNNNNNNNNACATTCTAAGCACAAGAAAgcctgggaaggaagaaggagatcTCCTGAAGAGAGTTCAAAGTCTTCAGCAAGAAGAGtctgagaagaaggagaagatgaTGTATTGTAAGGAGAAGATTTATGCAGGAGTGGGGGAGTTCTCCTTTGAAGAGATCCGGGCTGAGGTTTTCCGGAAGAAATTAAAAGAGCGAAGAGAAGCTGAACTACTGACCAGTGCAGAGAAGAGAGCAGAAATGCAGAAACAGATTGAAGAGATGGAGAAGAAGCTAAAAGAAATCCAAACCACTCGGCAAGAAAGAGCGAGTGAGCAGCAAGAAGAGACGATGTCTACAAAGGAGACAGCTGAACTGCGAATTGCTTCAGAGTCTCAGGAAATAGCAGGAATAGCTGGGTCCAATTTTGTTTGCCCAGTAAACTCTTGTGCCAGGGAAACATCACTTGCAGAAAACGTTTGGCAAGAACAACCTCATTCTAAAAGTTCCAGTGTACCTTTCTCCATTTTTGATGAGTctcttctttcagaaaaaaagccTGTCAGTCCTTCTGCAGCTCCCTCACGGGTTTTAGCCCAACGAAGACCTCTTGCAATTCTCAAAACTTCAGAAAGCATCACCTCAAATGAGGATGTATCTCCAGATGTTTGTGATGAATTTACAGGAATTGAGCCCTTGAGTGAGGATGCTATTATCACAGATTTCAGGAATGTAACTATTTGTCCTAACCCAGAAGACACTTGTGACTTTGCTAGAGCAGCTCGTTTTGCATCCACTCCTTTTCATGAAATAATATCCTTGAAGGATCTCCCTTCTGATCCTGAGAGACTGTTGCAGGAAGAGGATCTAGATGTGAAGACCTCTGAGGACCAGCAAACTGCTTGGGGCACTATCTACAATCCACCTCTCAGCATCAAGAAGCTGAGCCCAATTATTGAAGACAGCCGTGAAGCCACACACTCCTCTGGGTTCTCTggatcttctgcctcagttacaaGCACCTCCTCCATCAAAAGTCTTCAAATTCCTGAGAAACTGGAGCTCACTAGTGAGACTGCAGACAGCCCCACTCAGTCACCCTGGTGTTCACAGTATCGCAGACAACTAGTGAAGTCCCTGCCAGAGCTGAGTGTCTCTACAGAGTTTTTTGTAGAAGATAGACCAATGCCTAATTtggaaatagagaaggaaattgaATTAGATAATGAGGAATATTACATTAGACAAGAATACCTGGTATGTGAAGATTACAAATTATTCTGGGTGACACCAAGAAACACTGCCGAGTTAACCATAATAAAGGTGTCTTCTCAACCTGTCCCGTGGGACTTTTATATCAACTTCAAGTTAAAGGAATGTTTAAATGAGGAGTGTGATAATTTGTGTACCTGTTATGAATACCAAGATGGCTGTATCGTTTGGCATCAATATATAAACTGCTTCACCCTTCAGGATCTTCTTCAACACAGTGAATTTATCACCCATGAAATGACAGTATTGATTATTTATAACCTTTTGACAATGGTGGAGAAACtacacaaagcagaaatagtcCATGGTGACTTGAGCCCAAGGAGTCTGATTCTTAGAAACAGAATCCATGATCCCTATGATTTTAATTAGAACAATCAAGCTTTGAAGATAGTGGACTTTTCCTACAGTGTTGACCTTAGGGTACAGCTAGACGTTTTTAACCTCAGTGGCTTTT of the Cervus canadensis isolate Bull #8, Minnesota chromosome 18, ASM1932006v1, whole genome shotgun sequence genome contains:
- the LOC122420825 gene encoding mitotic checkpoint serine/threonine-protein kinase BUB1 beta-like, which produces MMYCKEKIYAGVGEFSFEEIRAEVFRKKLKERREAELLTSAEKRAEMQKQIEEMEKKLKEIQTTRQERASEQQEETMSTKETAELRIASESQEIAGIAGSNFVCPVNSCARETSLAENVWQEQPHSKSSSVPFSIFDESLLSEKKPVSPSAAPSRVLAQRRPLAILKTSESITSNEDVSPDVCDEFTGIEPLSEDAIITDFRNVTICPNPEDTCDFARAARFASTPFHEIISLKDLPSDPERLLQEEDLDVKTSEDQQTAWGTIYNPPLSIKKLSPIIEDSREATHSSGFSGSSASVTSTSSIKSLQIPEKLELTSETADSPTQSPWCSQYRRQLVKSLPELSVSTEFFVEDRPMPNLEIEKEIELDNEEYYIRQEYLVCEDYKLFWVTPRNTAELTIIKVSSQPVPWDFYINFKLKECLNEECDNLCTCYEYQDGCIVWHQYINCFTLQDLLQHSEFITHEMTVLIIYNLLTMVEKLHKAEIVHGDLSPRSLILRNRIHDPYDFN